The following coding sequences are from one Novosphingobium sp. KACC 22771 window:
- the rpsO gene encoding 30S ribosomal protein S15, whose translation MTITAEKKQELIADNAQHAGDTGSPEVQVAILTTRIVNLTEHFKTHAKDNHSRRGLLQLVNKRRTLLAYLKKKDVARYNALIAKLGLRK comes from the coding sequence ATGACGATTACCGCTGAAAAGAAGCAGGAACTGATCGCTGACAACGCCCAGCACGCCGGCGACACCGGTTCGCCCGAAGTGCAGGTTGCGATCCTGACCACGCGCATTGTCAACCTCACCGAACACTTCAAGACCCACGCGAAGGACAACCACTCGCGTCGCGGTCTGCTTCAGCTGGTCAACAAGCGTCGCACGCTGCTGGCCTATCTGAAGAAGAAGGATGTGGCGCGTTACAACGCTCTCATCGCCAAGCTGGGCCTGCGTAAGTAA